The nucleotide sequence CAGTAGAGATAATCGTAAATGCCCTCCGATCATTGGGTGCGACTGTTGAGGTAATTCTCCTCCGCGAGTTCCCCCTTGCGTTTTGCAGCAATTGCCGGGAATGCACCCAGCAGCCAGGCAGCTCACCAGGGAACTGTGTACAGGATGACAACATGGCAGAGCTTATTCAGAAAATCGAACAAGCAGATGGTGTTGTGTTGGCGTCCCCTACCAATTTTGCTTCGACCACTGCCCTCTTTAAGCGTTTTATGGAGCGACTGGTTGTGTATGGCTATTGGCCCTGGGGTAAACATTCCCCCAAGCTGCGGAGCAAAGGGAAACCCAGAAAAAAGGCCGTGCTCATTTCCTCAAGCGC is from Candidatus Electrothrix sp. GW3-4 and encodes:
- a CDS encoding flavodoxin family protein yields the protein MTKILAINGSYRAEGMTDQAVEIIVNALRSLGATVEVILLREFPLAFCSNCRECTQQPGSSPGNCVQDDNMAELIQKIEQADGVVLASPTNFASTTALFKRFMERLVVYGYWPWGKHSPKLRSKGKPRKKAVLISSSAAPAFMGLLFFTTMKQLKISAKTIGAKQVGKIFIGLAAKDPQPVLSDHTKQKIWNAATKLVQTAKG